A window of Polaribacter litorisediminis contains these coding sequences:
- a CDS encoding TlpA family protein disulfide reductase, which yields MKKIILLLFITLISCGAEDPKEFSEKALQDMLIDLDNTKLTFREVLYHNKGKKILIDVWASWCKDCIVGIPDSKKLQKEFPEVVYVFLSVDFSKPSWKRAIEKYNLEGEHYNLPKGMNSGDFVDFINLSWIPRYIVVDEKGRIQLFKATKASDQSIVKALKTKI from the coding sequence ATGAAGAAAATAATTTTACTACTTTTTATCACTTTAATAAGTTGCGGCGCGGAAGACCCTAAAGAGTTTTCCGAAAAAGCGTTGCAAGATATGTTGATTGATTTAGACAATACTAAACTTACCTTTAGAGAAGTATTATATCATAATAAAGGAAAGAAAATACTGATAGATGTTTGGGCTTCTTGGTGCAAAGATTGTATTGTAGGGATACCCGATTCAAAAAAACTACAAAAAGAATTTCCTGAAGTTGTTTATGTATTTTTGTCTGTAGATTTTAGCAAGCCTTCATGGAAAAGAGCGATAGAAAAGTACAATTTAGAAGGAGAACATTACAATTTGCCAAAAGGAATGAATTCCGGTGATTTTGTAGATTTTATAAATTTAAGTTGGATTCCTAGATATATCGTAGTAGATGAAAAAGGAAGGATACAACTTTTTAAAGCTACAAAAGCATCTGATCAAAGCATTGTAAAAGCTTTAAAAACTAAAATATAA
- a CDS encoding ATP-dependent Clp protease adaptor ClpS translates to MSTKEKIQEEVDVLEQETFQHEIVLHNDEVNTFDFVIESLIKVCDHTLEQAEQCTILVHYKGKCTVKSGEYKDLEPRCSKLLQLGLSAELV, encoded by the coding sequence ATGAGTACAAAAGAAAAAATTCAGGAAGAAGTAGATGTTTTAGAGCAAGAAACTTTTCAACATGAAATCGTATTGCATAATGATGAAGTAAATACGTTTGATTTTGTGATTGAATCTTTAATAAAGGTATGCGACCATACCTTAGAACAGGCCGAACAATGTACTATTTTGGTGCACTACAAAGGAAAATGTACGGTAAAATCTGGTGAGTACAAAGATTTGGAGCCAAGGTGCTCTAAATTATTACAATTAGGATTATCTGCCGAATTAGTCTAA
- the tpiA gene encoding triose-phosphate isomerase: MRKKIVAGNWKMNNDKAETSALIKGLKRSIKKLPLKNTRVIIAPSYLSLSSAVKKTKDTPIEVAAQNMHQAKSGAYTGEISADMLKSIGVKTVIIGHSERREYFCETDELLAAKLDAVLANDMEAIFCFGEKLEERKKEDHLLEVGSQLKNSLFHLKPADFKSIILAYEPVWAIGTGETASPEQAQEMHAFVRTVIGKKFGLEVADSVSILYGGSVKPANAEEIFSKPDVDGGLIGGAALQVEDFTAIIKAI; the protein is encoded by the coding sequence ATGAGAAAAAAAATAGTAGCCGGAAATTGGAAAATGAATAATGATAAGGCTGAAACTAGTGCCCTTATTAAAGGGTTAAAAAGATCAATTAAAAAATTACCATTAAAAAATACAAGAGTAATTATAGCGCCATCTTATCTCAGTTTATCTTCTGCAGTTAAAAAAACAAAAGATACTCCTATAGAAGTGGCTGCTCAAAACATGCACCAAGCTAAAAGTGGTGCCTACACAGGAGAAATTTCAGCAGATATGTTAAAATCTATCGGTGTTAAAACAGTAATTATTGGGCACTCTGAAAGAAGAGAATATTTTTGTGAAACAGATGAACTTTTAGCAGCAAAATTAGATGCAGTTTTAGCAAATGATATGGAAGCAATTTTTTGTTTCGGTGAAAAATTAGAAGAAAGAAAAAAAGAAGACCATTTATTAGAAGTAGGGAGCCAGTTAAAAAACTCATTATTTCATCTAAAGCCAGCAGATTTTAAAAGTATAATTTTAGCATATGAACCCGTTTGGGCCATCGGAACAGGAGAAACTGCTAGTCCAGAGCAAGCGCAAGAAATGCATGCATTCGTTAGAACCGTTATTGGTAAGAAATTCGGACTAGAAGTAGCAGATTCAGTTTCTATCTTATACGGAGGTAGTGTAAAACCTGCCAATGCAGAAGAAATATTTTCGAAGCCAGATGTAGATGGTGGTTTAATTGGAGGCGCGGCTTTACAAGTTGAAGATTTTACAGCGATTATAAAAGCGATATAA
- the prmA gene encoding 50S ribosomal protein L11 methyltransferase, giving the protein MDNIYLEYNFTVAPKEPATEILIAELGNVGFESFVENEKGVTAYIQKQDWHANILDDIYILNADEFSIEYNQNEVAQTNWNAEWEKNFNPIQVDDVVSIRAPFHKNPNLKYDIVIEPKMSFGTGHHETTHMMVQHLLKLDLENKKVLDMGCGTGILAIFAEMKGANPIDAIDIDRWCYENSVENIDRNHCKNISVFEGDSSLLTNKKYDVIIANINRNILLMDMVIYTNCLHTNGVLLLSGFYQEDMPIIDAEVSKYNLKLETFIEKNNWVALKYNKL; this is encoded by the coding sequence ATGGATAATATATACTTAGAGTACAATTTTACGGTAGCACCCAAAGAACCAGCAACAGAAATTTTAATTGCAGAACTTGGCAACGTTGGCTTTGAGAGTTTTGTGGAAAATGAAAAAGGGGTTACTGCTTATATTCAAAAACAAGATTGGCACGCAAATATTTTAGATGATATTTATATTTTAAATGCTGATGAATTTTCTATTGAATACAATCAAAATGAAGTAGCGCAAACCAATTGGAATGCAGAATGGGAAAAGAATTTTAATCCGATTCAAGTAGATGATGTAGTGAGCATCAGAGCTCCTTTTCATAAGAATCCTAACTTAAAGTATGATATTGTTATAGAACCAAAAATGAGTTTTGGTACAGGGCATCATGAAACTACACACATGATGGTGCAACATTTACTAAAGTTAGATTTAGAAAATAAGAAAGTTTTAGACATGGGCTGTGGTACCGGAATTTTAGCGATTTTTGCTGAAATGAAAGGCGCAAACCCAATTGATGCTATTGATATTGATCGTTGGTGTTATGAAAACTCTGTTGAAAATATAGATAGAAATCACTGTAAAAATATTAGCGTTTTTGAAGGGGATTCTTCACTTTTAACGAACAAAAAGTATGATGTAATTATTGCGAACATCAACAGAAATATATTGTTGATGGATATGGTAATTTATACAAATTGTTTGCATACAAATGGGGTGCTGTTATTAAGTGGTTTTTATCAAGAAGATATGCCAATTATAGATGCAGAAGTTTCTAAATACAATTTAAAACTAGAAACCTTTATAGAAAAAAATAATTGGGTTGCATTAAAATACAATAAGTTGTAA